One part of the Eucalyptus grandis isolate ANBG69807.140 chromosome 10, ASM1654582v1, whole genome shotgun sequence genome encodes these proteins:
- the LOC104423424 gene encoding NAC domain-containing protein 90: MEYPTGFRFYPTEEELISFYLHNQLHGLKQDKIHRVIPVLHIFDTEPWNLPQLAGELCREDREQWFFFAPMQEREARGGRPSRSLATGYWKATGSPGYVYSPDNKVIGVKKSMVFYVGKAPKGRKTQWKLNEYRAIELSPTNPNSSSSNISIPKLKREFTLCRVYVVSGTSRAFDRRPLEVVAGETTIQGGGCAASSGGRGAGCADVSSSGLVAGDVGSSNQWETASLEEPMWDWDQLNWL, from the exons ATGGAGTATCCGACAGGTTTCAGGTTCTATCCTACCGAGGAAGAGCTTATCTCGTTCTACCTGCACAACCAGCTTCACGGCCTTAAGCAAGACAAGATTCACCGTGTCATCCCAGTCCTCCACATTTTCGACACTGAGCCATGGAATCTCCCAC AGCTTGCTGGAGAGCTGTGCAGAGAAGACAGAGAGCAGTGGTTCTTCTTCGCACCCATGCAGGAGAGGGAGGCCAGAGGAGGACGGCCCAGCCGGAGTCTGGCCACCGGCTACTGGAAGGCCACCGGGTCTCCTGGCTACGTCTACTCACCTGACAACAAGGTGATCGGCGTGAAGAAGTCAATGGTTTTCTATGTGGGAAAGGCTCCCAAAGGACGAAAAACGCAGTGGAAATTGAACGAGTACAGGGCCATTGAACTGTCACCGACCAATCCCAATTCATCAAGcagtaacatttctattcctaag CTGAAGCGGGAATTTACGCTGTGTCGAGTGTATGTGGTATCTGGGACCTCTCGAGCATTTGATCGCCGACCACTGGAAGTGGTGGCTGGAGAGACAACAATCCAGGGGGGTGGCTGTGCTGCTAGCAGCGGAGGCAGAGGCGCTGGATGTGCAGATGTATCATCGTCAGGATTAGTAGCAGGCGATGTAGGAAGTTCCAATCAATGGGAGACGGCAAGTTTGGAAGAACCAATGTGGGATTGGGACCAGCTGAATTGGCTCTAA